AATACTTCAGATCGACCTGACCGCCGAAGCCGAATTTGAACGAATCAGAGCTGGAACCCAGGGGCAGAGATCCGATGGGATTGGCGCCTAAGATCAGATGATCTTCCGCCGATAAGGACAAGGGAAAAAGAATCCCGATGAGAAACACAAGAAGCAGCCTGCCCCACTTATTTTTCGTGTGTTTCATACTGATAATTATTCCACAGTTAACAGAAAAGAACAAATTTATTGATCAAAGTAATTTAGCAAAAGTCACATTAGACGCCGCTCCCGGTTCAGTGTATAGTATGCCTATGAAACGATTGCTTATGATGGCAATGATGCTTCTTCAAATTTTCTCGTTTTATGTCCATGCCCAGTCGGACCGATGGCCCTACAATCAGGACTTCTGGAAAAATGTGACGATTGAACAATTGGAAAGGGAGCTGAAGTCCGGTGCCGATATCAACAAAGTCGATTCTCTTGGCTACACGGCTCTTTCCTACGCCGCCGGCCTGACAGAAGATATTGAAGTTATCTCCCTGCTCCTCGATAAGGAACCGGAGATTAATTTCAGAGCCGGGAACGGCTGGACCCCCCTGATGTTTGCCGTTTCCATGAACCGGAATACCGATATTGCGAGAATGCTTCTTCAAAAGGGTGCTGATGTCAACGCGGTCGATTCCAGGGGCTACTCCGTGCTTATGACGGCTGCCAGCTGGAGCATTCAGGGCGAAATCATTGATATGCTCATAGAATACGGGGCCGATGTATCACTGAGGAACAGCGATAGCGGTTTTACAGCGCTTATGTATGCTGCCGCCAGGAACAGCTACACCGGTATTACGGAAGCGCTGATAAGGGGCGGTTCCGATCCCGAGAAAAGAGACAGTACGGGACGGACAGCCATCATGCTCGCGGCGGAGCTCAATGAAAATCCGGGAGTTTTTGCCTACCTGTTCGACAGAGGCGTAAGCCGCATCAAACGGGACGGAGACGGGCGTACTCTGATTATGCTCGCCGCAGCCGGCTATAATCCGGAAAACGTGGAACTTCTGTACGAGAGCGGCGCCGATCTGAAGGCTTACGACAGTGCGAACAAGAATGTCTGGGACTATATCTCCGCCAATGAAAATATGAAGGATGCAGACATCTACTGGAAGTTCAACGATATGTATTATGAAGGTTTCTGGGAAGTCGTTCCCGAGGAAAATGATGAGGTTACAGGAGATTAAAATAAGCTGAAGCCCGGCCCTTTTCTGCTCTGAGAAGTTTTTCGCCATTAGCGATATCACCAACTGATATAAAAAAAGGGATCCCCCGAGAGGAATCCCTGAACAAGTCTTGTATTTCAGAAACTTAGAACAATCCCGTAACCTTTCCTGTATCAGGATCTATATCTATACTCATATAAGCCGGTTTGGTTCCCAGACCGGGCATGGTTCTGACATCGCCGGCCAGAGGATAGAGGAATCCCGCTCCGGCACTGAGGCGGATATCCGTGATGGGGAACGTGAATCCCTTCGGAGCGCCTTTAAGTACGGGATCGTGGGAGAGCGAGAGATGGGTTTTCGCCATACAAATAGGAAGATCTCCATAACCGAGGTCAGTGAACTGTTTGATTTTCCTGTTGGCTTCGGCGGAATATTCCACTCCGTCTGCCCCGTACATTTCTTTTGCCAGAACTTCAATTTTATCTTTGATAGATTTTTCCAGATCGTAGAGATATTTGAAATTCGAGGGCTCCTCACAGGCTTTGATGACAGCTTCGGCCAGGTCGGCCGCCCCTTCTCCCCCGTCGGCCCAGTGGTTGGCAATGACGGCATCAAAGGCTCCTGCTTCAACAGCTTTTTTCCTGACAATTTCCTGTTCGGCCGGTGTGTCTGTCGGGAATGTATTGATAGCCACGACAACAGGAATGCCGAAACGCCTGGCGTTTTTGATATGAGCCATCAGGTTGTCACAGCCTTTTTCCACCAGTTCGAGGTTTTCCTCTTTGTAAACCGGGTCAAGATCCCTGCCGGGAGTCACCTTGGGTCCGCCTCCGTGCATTTTCAGAGCGCGAACAGTTGCCACGAGAACTACCGCATCGGGTATCATACCGGAGTTGCGGCATTTAATATTGAAAAACTTCTCCATACCGATATCGGCACCGAAGCCCGATTCGGTAACAAGATAATCAACGTAGCCCGAAGCCACTTTATCGGCGATAATGGAACTGTTTCCGTGGGCGATATTGGCAAAGGGACCGGCATGTACAAAGGCGGGCTGTCCCTCGAGAGTCTGCATCAGGTTGGGCATAATGGCGTCTTTCATCAGAACGGTCATTGCGCCGGCTGTTCCGATATCTTCCGCTGTTATAGGCTCGCCTTTTTTATTGTAGGCGACGATCATCCGTCCGATTCTTTCGCGCATATCTTTCAGGTCGGAAGCGAGAGCCAGAATGGCCATGATTTCACTGGCAACGGTTATGTCGAATCCCGTTTCCCGTAGAACGCCGTCGGCTTTTTCTCCCATACCGATGATAATAT
This window of the Spirochaeta isovalerica genome carries:
- a CDS encoding ankyrin repeat domain-containing protein; translation: MKRLLMMAMMLLQIFSFYVHAQSDRWPYNQDFWKNVTIEQLERELKSGADINKVDSLGYTALSYAAGLTEDIEVISLLLDKEPEINFRAGNGWTPLMFAVSMNRNTDIARMLLQKGADVNAVDSRGYSVLMTAASWSIQGEIIDMLIEYGADVSLRNSDSGFTALMYAAARNSYTGITEALIRGGSDPEKRDSTGRTAIMLAAELNENPGVFAYLFDRGVSRIKRDGDGRTLIMLAAAGYNPENVELLYESGADLKAYDSANKNVWDYISANENMKDADIYWKFNDMYYEGFWEVVPEENDEVTGD
- a CDS encoding formate--tetrahydrofolate ligase, with translation MSVKKIKPVPSDLEIAQAAEVQPILEIAESIGIAKDDIILYGPYKGKVKLDAIKHAPAGKKAKYIDVTAITPTPLGEGKSTTTVGLTEGLGYLGKKAACAIRQPSMGPTFGIKGGAAGGGYSQVVPMEDFNLHLTGDLHAITAAHNLTAAAIDARIYHESRWSDSFLEKQGLTRLNIDPDNVSWRRVVDINDRSLRNIIIGMGEKADGVLRETGFDITVASEIMAILALASDLKDMRERIGRMIVAYNKKGEPITAEDIGTAGAMTVLMKDAIMPNLMQTLEGQPAFVHAGPFANIAHGNSSIIADKVASGYVDYLVTESGFGADIGMEKFFNIKCRNSGMIPDAVVLVATVRALKMHGGGPKVTPGRDLDPVYKEENLELVEKGCDNLMAHIKNARRFGIPVVVAINTFPTDTPAEQEIVRKKAVEAGAFDAVIANHWADGGEGAADLAEAVIKACEEPSNFKYLYDLEKSIKDKIEVLAKEMYGADGVEYSAEANRKIKQFTDLGYGDLPICMAKTHLSLSHDPVLKGAPKGFTFPITDIRLSAGAGFLYPLAGDVRTMPGLGTKPAYMSIDIDPDTGKVTGLF